In Streptococcus gallolyticus subsp. gallolyticus DSM 16831, the sequence TTTGTATGGTGGTTGGGTCATGAAAGCAGAAGATATTGTTGGCTTATCTCCCACTCAGATACAAGAAAAATTTGCACTTCCGAATCTTCCTAAATATGTTGGAGAAGTTAATTTACCACAAGGTGTGACGCTAAGAGTTGGAGAGGTTAATCCTTTATTTGGAAAACAAGGTGGTGGAACACAATTTGATTTGATGGGACAATATGTTGGAGACTTTAAAGAATTAGGAAAACTACCACTTAATGGAGATTAATAAATGAAATTTGATATAAAAATTATAAATAACAAATTAATGATGAATTCTAAAGAATGTATTTTTAAAAATACTATCTCTAAATTTCTTGAAATAAATGATGAAGTTTTCGTTTTATTAAAAATTCCTTTTGGAAAACCGCTAACAGAAGATGATTATTTTAATTTATTTAAGTTGAATTCTGAAAGCGAAATTGCTTGGAAAGCAAATTTTAAAAAGCCAACTTCTCAATTTCAATGCTCGCCGCTTGTTAATATAACTTCAATTAATGGGAAACTAATTGCTACTGATTTCATGGGGCGACAATTTGAAGTCAATATTACGACTGGTGAATTAAAAATCATAGGTTTTACCAAATAATAAAATTGATTATCGTAATAACTGGATGACGTACAGCGTTATAAACAATAGAACAAGTATACTGAGGCGGGGATCAGTCCATCAGACTGTGTTCGAGTGTTGGAGAAATTATAGGATGATAGAGAACGGAAACTGCCTTGTTGTAGCTGGGAAAAAAATAGTTTTTAATTTTGATATTAGAACTATTATTAACTTTAAAGATTGTGTATTAGTATTGCTTTCTATCCCATTTAATAGCAACAGTCTAGATAATATTTATGCTATTTCACTAAAGACTGGGGAAGTCATCTGGAGGGTCGCATCATGTGATAAATGGAAAAATCCTTTACCTTATGAAAATATGAGTCAAATTAGTGATGACCAATTAGTAGCAACAGATTTTTACGCTAGAAAAGTAATAATTGATGTAAAAACAGGGGAAATTATTAAAACTGGCATATCAAAATGATTTTTAAGTGAGTATAATACATACCGTAAAATGAGTATTATCAACCCTGAATCTGATACAATAACCCTTGGAAAGTACCGTCCAACAGTATATTCTGATGGTAGTCTTGATTGGTTCGTTCCAGGTCCAGATTCTTATACTGTTATGGCTGGAGATACTACCTTCTTTAGTTTGGGAGGCGAATGGGATAAGATAATTTCTAATTATCATCTAGATACTGAGGGACATGATATGTTTAGGTATTTTAATCAACCTGCCTTAGATGATGCTGTTGCTGCAGGTAAAGAGATACGTTTTTCTCACGACCCTCGTTTAAAACAATACGAAGGCTCTGCACTTGATTGGGAATGGAATTATTTAAAAGATGAATATAAATTTAAACGTTTAAAAAAGATAGGAGAATATTGGTATGCAATTAAATGAAATGGACAAAAAGGCTATGTCGCTCTGCGATAAAATTGAAGAAATTTTTGAGGAACGAGTAGAGAATCTCTCAATTTATGATGTTGTTGATGTCCCGAATCATCATATGTTTAAACTTAATTTTGCAGCTTATGATTATTTCTGGATTCAATTTAACTATGAAAACGGACTTTGTGGTTTTTCACTAGTTTTTAATGACCAATTTGGAACATCTTTGGGGAAAAGACTAGCTTACAGCGAGATTACAGATTGGGACAGTTACCTTAAAGATATCATGGAAGAAATTGAACTCCGTATACCAGATAAATTTTTAAAAGCTAAAGGATGGCTATAAAATTATGGCACATAGCCAATTAAGATGGGAAGATGTTAGTCAATTTGAGGAAATTGAAGGATATGGTCAAATTGTTTGGCGTCATAACGGACAGTATTATTTTGTTACAGAAGAGGGAGGCATTGCTCCTCAACTTGTCGTCTATGAGTTATCAGATGAACTCTTTCAACTGCTTGATAGTGGTCAAAAGACCTCTTCTGAAATTCACTTTAAGTTGCAAAACGATGCTTGGCCACCAACTGAGGAGGAAAAAATTGCTAGTGAGAGACAATTTATTGAAGAGGGACCTACTGCTTTGATTGCAAATCCAGAAAGTAGAAAACTATTTACTCGCGAAGAACTGGAAAGATTAATGCCAATTGCTGAACAACAATGGATTGATTGGCAGGGTAAATTACCAGATGATTATGTATCGCCTTTAAAATAAACTAAATTTCTTATTTTTATTAAATTTTGAGACGCATTTTGCGTCTCTTTCTAATGAGTTTTTATTTGCTGAGTGATTACAACCAAACGAATTTTGGTACGTAGATAAACCGACTTTTATAGTCCCTTTGGCTAGAGTTACACTTGACTTTAATTTCTTAACTCCCACTACCTAAACAGATTAAAAGTTTGTTTATCTGATTAGCAATGATATAATAAAACCATTATAGTAATCAAGTAAGGACACGTTATGGAATACTTCTTTTCTGGCACAATTGACCGTATTATTTTTGAAAATGCCAGTAATTTCTTTAAAATTTTATTGCTCGAAATTGAGGATACTGATTCAGACTTTGATGATTTTGAAATCATTGTTACTGGAACAATTGCCGATATTATCGAGGGAGAAAATTATACGTTTTGGGGTGAATTAACGCAACACCCAAAATATGGCGAACAGCTCAGAGTCACACGTTACGAGCGCAGCAAACCAACTTCTTCTGGTCTTATTAAATATTTTTCAAGCGACCATTTCAAAGGAATTGGTAAAAAAACTGCTGAAAAAATTGTGCAGCTTTACGGCGACAATACCATTGATAAAATCCTAGAAGACCCTAGTAAATTAGACAGTATTTCTGGGCTCTCTAAGGAAAATAAAGACAACTTTTTAACCAAACTCAAACTTAATTATGGTACAGAGCTCATTTTATCCAAGTTAGCAGAGTATGGCTTGACTAACCGCGTTGCCTTTGAAATTTTTAATCAATACAAGGAAGACAGTCTTGATATTATCCAAGAAAATCCTTATCGATTGGTCGAAGACATTCAAGGGATTGGTTTTAAAATCGCTGACCAACTCGCTGAACAATTAGGAATCGAAGCAGATGCCCCTCAACGTTTTCGTGCTGCTCTCGTGCACAGTCTTTTTGAAACTTCTATTGAACGAGGAGATACTTACGTCGAAGCGCGTGATTTGCTTGAAAATGCCATTACCACCCTTGAAGAAGCTAGACAAATTGAGTTAGACCCCGCAGCCGTTGCCAAAGAATTATCAACGCTTATCGCTGAAGATAAGGTGCAAAATGTCGGTACCAAAATTTTTGACAATACTCTTTTCTATGCTGAATCAGGTATCAAAAAACACCTGACACGTATCCTTGATACGCCACTCGACCAAAACTTTTCAGATGGTGACTTGCAAGAAGAAATCGCTGACGTTGAGGAAGCTTTCGGCATTTCTTACGATGATGTGCAAAAAAATGCTATCAAAGAAGCGCTCAAGAGCAAGGTGTTTATTTTGACTGGTGGTCCTGGGACGGGAAAAACGACTGTTATCAACGGTTTGATTGCTGCCTACGCAGACCTTCATCACATTGACCTTGAGAAAAAAGATATTCCTATCATCTTAGCAGCGCCAACAGGACGTGCTGCCCGCCGTATGAATGAATTAACAGGCTTGCCAAGTGCGACTATTCACCGCCATTTGGGGTTAAATGGCGATAACGACTACCAAGCTATTGATGACTATCTCGACTGTGACTTGATTATCATTGATGAATTTTCAATGGTTGATACTTGGCTTGCCAATCAACTCTTTAGTTCCATTTCGTCCAATACTCAAGTCATCATCGTTGGAGATAGTGACCAATTGCCGTCTGTCGGTCCTGGGCAAGTATTAGCTGATTTATTAAAAATTGAAGCTCTTCCTCAACTAGCATTGACTAAAATCTTTAGACAATCGGAAGATTCAACCATTGTTACACTTGCTAATCAGATGAGACTTGGAAAATTACCAGCTGACTTCACACAAAAGAAAGCTGACCGTTCTTATTTTGAAGCAAGTGCACAATATATCCCAGAAATGATTCCTAAAATTGTCAGCGCAGCTGTTAAGAGTGGCATTGACCCACAAGAAATACAAATTCTTGCCCCAATGTACCGTGGCGCAGCTGGGATTAATCGACTTAATATCATTATTCAGGATTTACTTAACCCGCTTAAAGATCAACTCTCGTTTGCCTTTGGTGAGATGAATTTCCGTAAGGGTGACAAAGTTCTCCACCTCATCAACGATGCTGAACTCAATGTTTTCAATGGTGATATCGGCTATATTACAGACCTTATTCCTGCTAAATATACCGAATCCAAACAAGACGAGCTTTACATGTCTTTTGACGGCAACGAAGTTATCTACCCTCGTAATGAATGGCATAAAATCACCCTTGCTTACGCCATGTCAATCCACAAATCACAAGGTAGCGAATTTCAGGTTGTCATTTTGCCGATCACTCGCCAAAGTCACCGACTCTTACAACGTAACCTCATTTACACAGCTATCACCCGCTCTAAGAGTAAATTAGTGATGTTAGGGGAAATTGCCGCCTTTGATTACGCCATAAAAAACGAAGGCGCTAAGCGCAACACCTATCTTGTTCAACGCTTTACAAGCTCCGCACAAGAAGAAGAAAGTATTGATTTACAAACTGAAATTTCTCAACAAACATCACCTAAAACAGATAATGAAGCTGAGAAAATCACCTCTCCAACTTCTCCCCAAACAAATATTTTTAAAGAAGAAAACATTCAACTGACACTAGATATTGCCGAAAATGAGCAAACACAAACAGAGCAAGAACCAAAAATCTATCGCTTGACAGAAGAAAACTTGGCATTTATCAACCCAATGATTGGCATTACCCAAGCCGACATTGAACAATTTTTTAAGAAATAACAGCCACCCCATGATGCTCAAAATCATGGGGTTATTTATAACTCAGAATGTGATACAAGTGTTTCAAAGCTTCTATACTTAAAATATTTTGATATTTAAAACAGTCCAATCCCTTGAAACGACAAGCTTTATCAAAATACTAAGTATTGATAAAAAGCTATTTACAGAGAGAAATTTTGTGTTATAATATTTGTACTATCACATTAGTATAACCATTGTTTTAGGAGGTTTGATATGGTTTCTTATGAAAAAATTCGTCAATCATTGCGTTCTTGGACGCTCTTTATTGCATGGGTAAATGTTCTTGCAGTCCTTGCAAAAATCTTTACTATTATCAGCTATTTCACGTTACTGAATAATCTTGACACCATTAAAAGTACTTATGATGCCGATACTTACCAAACAATCGTGGCAGCTACAAATATCTGGAACGTTATTATCATGATTGTTGCTTTGATTGCAAATATTGCCATTGCCTTCTTAGCGTTCAAAAATTTACCTAAAATCAAAGAAGATGCTCCAAGCTTGACACCTTACCGCCTTGGTTTGGTTTACACAGTTGTCTATAATGTAGCGGGCATTATTCTTGCAGTCGTTTTAGGTAGCACATTATCAGTTACAACTTTCCTTCTCCCAGTTATTTTCCTAGCTCTTTATGGCTATGTCTATGCAAAAGCAGGGCAATTATTAGATAAAGACGAAGAGGAAAATGACGAGGCTGTCACTGAAGCTGAATAAGTATTATAATCTATAAAAATCAATACCGTCTCAGCAACTTACTAAGGCGGTATTTTAATTGTCAAATAAATTCAAGGGTTGGATATTATCCTCTAAACCTGTGACAGTCACCCCCAACAAGCGAACACCTAATTTTGACTCGTCTAAGCTATCGTAAATCGTTTTAGCAACTTGGTCAATCACTTCAAAATCATTGGTGACATCATCAAGGGTTATTCGTTTGGTTAAGGTTGAAAAATCCGAATAACGCACTTTTAAGACAATTGTCCGACCAACTTTATGATTACGTTGAAGCGTGTCAACCACTCGCTGGGCATTCTTTGAAATTTCCGATTTGACATCATCTTCTTCATATAATAATTTACCATAAGTTCGCTCACTTCCAATTGATTTGCGAATGCGGTTAGACTTGACTGGCGAATTTGAAATGCCACGCGCCTTACGGTACAAATCATAGCCAAAGCGACCAAAAAGATCGATCAAGGTCATTTCAGGAATTTCCAACAAATCTGCTCCCGTAAAAACACCCAGTTGATGCAATTTTTCAACAGACCGTTTTCCGACACCGTAAAATTTCTCAATAGGAAGTTTTTTTAGAAAATCTTGGGCATCTTCTGGTAAAATTAAAGTTAATCCTTTCGGTTTTTCAAAATCCGAAGCGAGTTTAGCTAAAAATTTGTTATAAGAGACACCTGCCGAGCAGGTTAAGTGAACTTCTTGCCAAATATCATATTGAATCATTTTGGCAATTTTAATAGCTGATTTGATGCCGAGTTTATTTTCAGTGACATCTAAATAAGCTTCATCAATGGACATGGGTTCAACCAAATCCGTATAACGCTTGAAAATCTCACGAATCTGCATACCGACTTTTCGGTATTTTTGATAATTACCTGAGATAAAAACGGCTTGCGGACAACGCTCATAAGCTTCTTTTGAGGACATGGCTGAATGAACACCAAATTTTCTGGCTTCATAATTACAAGTTGAAACAACACCACGTCCACCTGTTTTTCGTGGATCAGAACCGATAATGACAGGCTTACCTTTCAAGTCTGGATTATCCCGCTCTTCTACCGACGCAAAAAAGGCATCCATATCAATATGAATAATTTTTCGAGAAGTGTCATTAATTAAAGGAAAAATCAACATAAGCCTGTCCTTTCTGATTGTTTCTGAATCTATTATAACAATTTTCATGGTTTTCAACCAAACTTACAAATTTCTAGTACAGTTAAGTATTTTTTATGAAACTGTACTAGAAAAGATTATCGTTTTTTGCGAGTTTTCTGCTTTGGAAAACGCTTCCTTTGTGATAAACTATACTTGTAAATGTAACAGATGGTCTGTTACTAGAATTTAAGGAGAAATCTCATTATGGCGACTGTTAAAACTAATACAGATGTTTTTGAAAAAGCCTGGGAAGGCTTTAAAGGTACTGACTGGAAAGAAAAAGCCAGCGTTTCTCGTTTCGTACAAGCTAACTACACACCTTATGATGGTGATGAAAGCTTCTTAGCTCCTGCTACAGAACGTTCACTTAAAGTGAAAAAAATCATTGAAGAAACTAAAGCTCACTACGAAGAAACTCATTTCCCAATGGATACTCGTCCAACATCAATCGCAGATATTCCTGCCGGCTATATTTCAAAAGACGACGAACTAATCTACGGTATTCAAAATGATGAGTTATTCAAACTGAATTTCATGCCAAAAGGCGGAATTCGTATGGCAGAAACAGCTCTCAAGGAACATGGCTATGAACCTGACCCAGCTGTTCACGAAATTTTTACAAAACACGTAACTACAGTAAATGACGGTATCTTCCGTGCTTATACATCAAATATCCGTCGTGCACGTCACGCACACACTGTAACTGGACTTCCAGATGCTTACTCTCGTGGGCGTATCATCGGTGTTTATGCTCGTCTTGCTCTTTACGGTGCTGACTACTTGATGAAAGAAAAAGCCAACGACTGGAATGCAATTACTGAAATTGATGAAGAATCAATTCGTCTTCGTGAAGAAGTTAACTTGCAATACCAAGCACTTGGTGAAGTTGTCAAACTTGGTGACCTTTACGGTGTTGATGTCCGCAAACCAGCGATGAACGTTAAAGAAGCTATCCAATGGGTAAATATCGCATTTATGGCTGTTTGTCGTGTTATCAACGGTGCTGCAACTTCTCTTGGACGTGTGCCAATTGTTCTTGATATCTTTGCAGAACGTGACCTTGCTCGTGGTACATTTACAGAATCAGAAATCCAAGAATTCGTTGATGATTTTGTCTTGAAACTTCGTACTGTAAAATTCGCACGTACAAAAGCTTACGACGAACTTTACTCAGGTGACCCAACATTCATCACAACTTCTATGGCTGGTATGGGTGCTGACGGACGTCACCGTGTTACTAAAATGGACTACCGTTTCTTGAACACACTTGATAATATTGGTAATGCTCCAGAACCAAACTTGACAGTTCTCTGGACTGACAAATTGCCATATTCATTCCGTCGCTACTGTATGAAAATGTCACACAAACACTCTTCAATCCAATACGAAGGTGTGACAACAATGGCTAAAGACGGTTATGGTGAAATGTCATGTATCTCATGTTGTGTATCACCACTTGACCCAGAAAATGAAGAACAACGTCACAACATCCAATACTTTGGTGCTCGTGTAAACGTCCTTAAAGCTCTTCTTACTGGTTTGAACGGTGGTTACGACGATGTTCACAAAGACTACAAAGTCTTTGATATTGACCCTGTCCGTGACGAAGTTCTTGACTTTGAAACTGTCAAAGCTAACTTTGAAAAATCACTTGATTGGTTGACTTCAACTTACGTAGATGCCCTTAACATCATTCACTACATGACTGATAAGTACAACTACGAAGCTGTCCAAATGGCATTCTTACCAACAAAACAACGTGCTAACATGGGATTCGGTATCTGTGGTTTTGCAAATACTGTTGATACCTTGTCAGCAATCAAATACGCTACTGTTAAACCAATCCGTGATGAAAATGGTTACATCTACGATTACGAAACAACTGGTGATTACCCTCGTTGGGGTGAAGATGACCCTCGTTCAAACGAATTGGCAGAATGGTTGGTAGAAGCATACACTACTCGTCTTCGTAGCCACAAACTCTACAAGGATGCAGAAGCTACTGTATCACTTCTTACAATCACTTCAAACGTTGCTTATTCTAAACAAACTGGTAACTCTCCAGTCCACAAAGGTGTTTACCTTAACGAAGATGGCACTGTGAACCTTTCTAAACTTGAATTCTTCTCTCCAGGTGCTAATCCATCTAACAAAGCTCGTGGTGGTTGGTTGCAAAATCTTAACTCGCTTGCAAGCCTTGACTTCTCATACGCTGCAGATGGTATCTCACTTACAACTCAAGTTTCTCCACGTGCCCTTGGTAAGACATTCGATGAACAAGTTGATAACTTGGTAACTATCCTTGATGGTTACTTCGAAAACGGTGGACAACACGTTAACTTGAACGTTATGGACCTTAAAGATGTCTATGACAAGATTATGAGTGGTGAAGATGTTATCGTTCGTATCTCTGGTTACTGTGTCAACACTAAATATCTTACAAAAGAGCAAAAAACTGAATTGACACAACGTGTCTTCCACGAAGTCCTTTCAATGGACGACGCTGCTGAAGCCGTTGCTGGAAAATAAGAATAGAAGAAAAGACTTTGTCAGTTGACAAGGTCTTTTTTTGCTTTTAAAATATAGCTATGAAAATCAAACAGACACGAAATACATTATCAGATACATATCTAGACGCTGTCAGAATCCGCCAATTAGTCTTTGTTAAGGGACAAGGTGTGCCAATGTCGCTTGAAATCGACGAGAACGAGGCTTATTGCCTTCATTTTGTCCTTTATGATGAGAAAGGTCAAGCTGCCGCTACCTGCCGTATTTTGCCAAATAAAGACCATAGTGAAGCGACACTACAACGTATGGCGGTACTACCAGCCTATCAAGGACAAAATCTTGGAAAACTTCTCTTAGAGGATGTGATTCAATTCTGTCAAAAACAAGGCTTTAAACGCATGGTATTACACGCGCAATTAACAGCAAAAGGTTTCTACGACAAGCTTGGCTTTACTTACTTCGGCGAAGAATTTGAAGAAGCTGGTATCATGCACATCAGTATGGAAAAATCATTATAAAACTTTTTAACCGCTTACTGGCTTAGATTCATTATATCGGGGTGATTTGCAATTTGACATAACAAAAGCGAGGCTGAGAGACAAAAGTGCTCAGCCTCGCTATTATATAGCTGTAATAAGCAAAATACAGTGGTTTGGACTTCGAGAATCTGGAAATCAATTGTTGAAGGTCGCTGTCAAGAAATCTAAAAACATAAATTGCCAACTTTTCAACTTAGAGTTTCCCATGCGCAATTGATTAAGCACTTTTTAACACTTGCTTTGCAAGCTAGATTTCCAAACCTCAAACAATATTTTCAACTATTTAAGTAATCACCACTGAATAGGTTCTAATACGCTGATAGACCACCTTTTAAAGTTATTCTTTTCCTCTTAGGCGTCGGAAAGTTGCTTTAATAGCATCTGCGATGTCATTTCCTTGTTCTTTGAGATGATTTAGACGACGTTCGTTCAAATCTTCTTGAACTTTATCGTACAATTCATCTTGGACTTGTCCTGCAAGCTCAACTTCACGTGCGAGAGCAAGGGCATCCCAACGCATAATATTCGTTTTATAAGGAGCAAAGACATGGTTTAAAATACTTTCATCTTCTTCGTGAACTAGAGCAATAACGGCAACATCACCATCAAGCAATTTTGTTGTCACTTCTTCAATCAAGCTATTGTCACTCGCATCAGTCATGCTTCCACTTGCTGCACCAGCAAGACTACCGATACCATAACCAATAATAACACCGATAGGACCGCTCAAAATGCCCAACAGACCGCCGATAATACCGCCAACAGTTGCATAATCACGACTAGCATCATCAAAGTCAATAGAATCTTTGATAGTGATTTTACCATCTTCATTTTTCACCAATGCAATCTGTGCAATTTGTGTATCATTATCCTGCTTGAATGATTTTAGTTCTGAAAAAGCTTGGTAGGCTTCGCTTTCAACATCAAAAACAACAGTTAGTACATTTGCCATAATCTTGTTCCTCCTTTTCCTTTATCACCCTCATTATAACACTTTAGGGCTAAAAAGGCTGATAAAAACAAAACGTTTTCAAAGAAATATCTGTTTTTTTAATAATTCTGCTGAATCCATTGTGAAATTCTCTGACGTTCCTCAATCCACAGAGGTCTATCATCATAAGCATATGTACGATTAGTCAGAAAAATAGCAGCTTTTTGCTCCTTACGATTGATTGTCACATAAGTGCCTGTGTAACCAGTATGGTCAAGCCAATCGCCCTCTTTATTCCATGCCAGCGAACGTTCTTTATTCGCTTGACTGAAATTTTGCCAAATATCACTCGCAAAATCATCTGTTAGATAATGCTGACAAAACTTTTCTAAATCCTGCAGGTTTGAAAATAACCCTGCTGAACCAGAATGAACACCAAGAACCTTGGCTTTTGGGTCATGAACAAGCCCGTCACCGATGCCAGCAACCGTAGGCACCGCATTTTTTACTGGACCAAAACCAGTATTTGTCATGCCAAAAGGCTGAAAGACTTCATCTTTAAAAATCACATCAAGTGACTTGCCATAAATCTCTTCTAGCATAAAGCCAAGCAAAAGAAAATTGATATCTGTGTAAAGAAACTCTTTCTTGCTCTCCACAGTAATGTGATTAATGGCTTCTTTCAACTCAGCTGCATTCAGATTATCACGATTAGGGATAAAAGGATTTATCCCACTACTATGTGTCAAAAGTTGTCGTAAGGTTACAGATGACTCGTGAAAATCAGGATAATACCGCACTAAAGGCGCATCCAACTCTAATTTTCCTTGATATAAAAGAGAAATAATAACTGTTCCAACGCCAACTACTTTGGAAACAGACGCTAAATCATAAATCAAGCCAGATTTTACAGGAGTGACACCGTCAATCGTACCAATATAATGTTCTGACCATTGACCGTCTTTAAAAAGAGCTAAACTAGCTCCATGGTAAATATTGCGATTGATCTGGTTATTAATAATTTCTAACAAGTTTGTCATTTGATAAACCAAATTTCAATATTGCTAGGGTCAGAAAGTACTAAGACACTCGCTTTTTTATCCAAATAAACAGTTTGCCCTTTATTTTCTAAAAAGCTAGCCAAAGCTTTCAAATCATAATTGTCAGGAACTTGACATTCTAAAATTTCCACATCCCAAGTTTCAAGCGGGTCAACGGCTAAATCTGCACCTTGCGCTTGCACAAATTGGATATCAAGCGGAAATTGTCCTTCAAAGACATCATTGTAAAAAGCACGCGCAGCTGCTTCATCAGCCACGTTAAGTGTCATACTTTCGAAGCTAAAGTCAGAAACTTCTTTTAACTCATCATTTTTAGGGAAATTGACACTATCGATTTCAGTTAATTGTTGAATATCATCTTCAGAATGTAAAAGAAAAAGGTCACCTTCTGGTGATAACGTTTCAAAGGCATACCCATTTTTACCTTTAAAGAGACGCTCAACAGCAATACCATTTCCTAAGATAGCTGTCACTTCATCGGCATTCGGAATTTTAACAACAATCTTATTAACTTTTTTTGTTCCCTCAACAGCATGTGTATCGGGCGCTGGTGATTCTTCAATAACAAAACGAGCATTTTTTTGTTTGGTCGAAAACTCAGCAATTGCATTTTCTTCGTTAACTAGTTTAAAACCTAATTTTTTATAAAACTCAATGTTGTGGTCACGATTATTGATTCGCAAAACGGGATGCCTAAACGTGACTTCGTCAAATAAAGTCATAACTGTCTCCTCACAATGTTTCTTTTATTAAATTTTCAATACAGTTCCTACAAAATAAGGACTAGGTCTTTTCTATTTTAGAAAAAATTATTTAGTTTGACAAGAAATTATGCGTTTTTAAGGAATTTTTGTATAAAAAGTACCCAACTTCTTTATTTATACAGTGATAATTCACAAAGTTCAAGAGATTTAGGGATAAAATTGGTGAAGAGCACATCAAAAACATAAGAATAGTGATGAAAAACTTTAGCTAACAGAGTTTCTCATGCACAAATTGATTAGATATTTTATTAGCGCCAATCAAAAATAAAAAAAGGAAACCCGAAGGTCTCCTATATGTCTCATTCTTATAGGTACAAGAGTTTGAATAAGGCTACTGCTGCGATACCTGCAAGAATTGGAGCGATAACTGGTACCCATGAATACCACCATTTAGAATCGCCTTTGTGTTCACCAAGAACTGATTTAGGAAGCAAAGCATGGACGATACGTGGACCAAGGTCACGTGCAGGGTTAAGACCAGGACCAGTAGGACCACCAAGTGATGCAACAAGTGTCATTACAAGGAAACCAAGTCCTAAGTGAGCAACAGCAAGTGAACCTGTTGTGTAAGGTGCAACTTGGCTTGCTGCTGTAGTAGCGTCATAACCGTAGTCAGTCAATTTTGCAACTAATTCTGCACCGAAGTAGTTTTTAGTAAGTGCCATAGCACCGAAGAAAAGTACGAATGAACCTAAGAACTCATTCAAGAAACCGTTAATCCAAGCAGCTTTGTGGCTTTCTTTTGTACCATCGTCAACAGCTGAGATAGTTGAGAATGAACCAAGGATAGCATTTGGATTTTCAGTCTTAAGGTAGTATGGTTTGTGTGTCATAACGACAAGCAATTGACCAAACATTGCACCAAGTAATTGAGCAATGATGTATTGTGGAACGTGTGAC encodes:
- the pflB gene encoding formate C-acetyltransferase; translation: MATVKTNTDVFEKAWEGFKGTDWKEKASVSRFVQANYTPYDGDESFLAPATERSLKVKKIIEETKAHYEETHFPMDTRPTSIADIPAGYISKDDELIYGIQNDELFKLNFMPKGGIRMAETALKEHGYEPDPAVHEIFTKHVTTVNDGIFRAYTSNIRRARHAHTVTGLPDAYSRGRIIGVYARLALYGADYLMKEKANDWNAITEIDEESIRLREEVNLQYQALGEVVKLGDLYGVDVRKPAMNVKEAIQWVNIAFMAVCRVINGAATSLGRVPIVLDIFAERDLARGTFTESEIQEFVDDFVLKLRTVKFARTKAYDELYSGDPTFITTSMAGMGADGRHRVTKMDYRFLNTLDNIGNAPEPNLTVLWTDKLPYSFRRYCMKMSHKHSSIQYEGVTTMAKDGYGEMSCISCCVSPLDPENEEQRHNIQYFGARVNVLKALLTGLNGGYDDVHKDYKVFDIDPVRDEVLDFETVKANFEKSLDWLTSTYVDALNIIHYMTDKYNYEAVQMAFLPTKQRANMGFGICGFANTVDTLSAIKYATVKPIRDENGYIYDYETTGDYPRWGEDDPRSNELAEWLVEAYTTRLRSHKLYKDAEATVSLLTITSNVAYSKQTGNSPVHKGVYLNEDGTVNLSKLEFFSPGANPSNKARGGWLQNLNSLASLDFSYAADGISLTTQVSPRALGKTFDEQVDNLVTILDGYFENGGQHVNLNVMDLKDVYDKIMSGEDVIVRISGYCVNTKYLTKEQKTELTQRVFHEVLSMDDAAEAVAGK
- a CDS encoding DUF1269 domain-containing protein translates to MANVLTVVFDVESEAYQAFSELKSFKQDNDTQIAQIALVKNEDGKITIKDSIDFDDASRDYATVGGIIGGLLGILSGPIGVIIGYGIGSLAGAASGSMTDASDNSLIEEVTTKLLDGDVAVIALVHEEDESILNHVFAPYKTNIMRWDALALAREVELAGQVQDELYDKVQEDLNERRLNHLKEQGNDIADAIKATFRRLRGKE
- a CDS encoding CppA N-terminal domain-containing protein; translation: MTLFDEVTFRHPVLRINNRDHNIEFYKKLGFKLVNEENAIAEFSTKQKNARFVIEESPAPDTHAVEGTKKVNKIVVKIPNADEVTAILGNGIAVERLFKGKNGYAFETLSPEGDLFLLHSEDDIQQLTEIDSVNFPKNDELKEVSDFSFESMTLNVADEAAARAFYNDVFEGQFPLDIQFVQAQGADLAVDPLETWDVEILECQVPDNYDLKALASFLENKGQTVYLDKKASVLVLSDPSNIEIWFIK
- the dinB gene encoding DNA polymerase IV; its protein translation is MLIFPLINDTSRKIIHIDMDAFFASVEERDNPDLKGKPVIIGSDPRKTGGRGVVSTCNYEARKFGVHSAMSSKEAYERCPQAVFISGNYQKYRKVGMQIREIFKRYTDLVEPMSIDEAYLDVTENKLGIKSAIKIAKMIQYDIWQEVHLTCSAGVSYNKFLAKLASDFEKPKGLTLILPEDAQDFLKKLPIEKFYGVGKRSVEKLHQLGVFTGADLLEIPEMTLIDLFGRFGYDLYRKARGISNSPVKSNRIRKSIGSERTYGKLLYEEDDVKSEISKNAQRVVDTLQRNHKVGRTIVLKVRYSDFSTLTKRITLDDVTNDFEVIDQVAKTIYDSLDESKLGVRLLGVTVTGLEDNIQPLNLFDN
- a CDS encoding GNAT family N-acetyltransferase translates to MKIKQTRNTLSDTYLDAVRIRQLVFVKGQGVPMSLEIDENEAYCLHFVLYDEKGQAAATCRILPNKDHSEATLQRMAVLPAYQGQNLGKLLLEDVIQFCQKQGFKRMVLHAQLTAKGFYDKLGFTYFGEEFEEAGIMHISMEKSL
- a CDS encoding serine hydrolase domain-containing protein is translated as MTNLLEIINNQINRNIYHGASLALFKDGQWSEHYIGTIDGVTPVKSGLIYDLASVSKVVGVGTVIISLLYQGKLELDAPLVRYYPDFHESSVTLRQLLTHSSGINPFIPNRDNLNAAELKEAINHITVESKKEFLYTDINFLLLGFMLEEIYGKSLDVIFKDEVFQPFGMTNTGFGPVKNAVPTVAGIGDGLVHDPKAKVLGVHSGSAGLFSNLQDLEKFCQHYLTDDFASDIWQNFSQANKERSLAWNKEGDWLDHTGYTGTYVTINRKEQKAAIFLTNRTYAYDDRPLWIEERQRISQWIQQNY